A genomic window from Eptesicus fuscus isolate TK198812 chromosome 19, DD_ASM_mEF_20220401, whole genome shotgun sequence includes:
- the SDR16C5 gene encoding epidermal retinol dehydrogenase 2, with protein sequence MAPNVKSAKKVFVFLGKSVFSLLETVIFTLIPRPRKNVAGEIVLITGAGSGLGRLLALQFAHLGAVLVLWDINKEGNEETCKMARDAGATRAYAYTCDCSRKEDVYRVADQVKKEVGDVSILINNAGIVTGKSFLDCPDELMEKSFDVNFKAHLWTHKAFLPAMIANAHGHLVCISSSAGLVGVNGLADYCASKFAAVGFAESVFMELFAQKIKGIKTTIVCPFFIKTGMFEGCTTGCPSLLPILEPEYVVRKIVDAILKEKVYLYIPRFLYILMFLKSVLPIKLRLLITEFIGAFNFMDSFVGKKKN encoded by the exons ATGGCTCCCAACGTGAAGTCAGCCAAGAAAGTATTCGTTTTCTTAGGAAAATCAGTATTTAGTCTTCTGGAGACTGTGATTTTTACCTTAATCCCAAGGCCACGGAAGAACGTTGCTGGTGAAATCGTACTCATAACAGGTGCTGGGAGTGGACTCGGAAGGCTCTTAGCCCTTCAGTTTGCCCACCTTGGAGCTGTGCTTGTTCTCTGGGATATCAACAAGGAGGGGAATGAGGAGACGTGCAAGATGGCTCGGGACGCTGGGGCCACGAGAGCCTATGCCTATACCTGTGACTGCAGTAGAAAGGAAGATGTGTATCGAGTGGCCGATCAG GTTAAAAAAGAAGTTGGTGATGTTTCCATCCTAATCAACAATGCTGGCATCGTAACAGGCAAAAGCTTCCTCGACTGCCCAGATGAGCTTATGGAAAAGTCTTTTGATGTGAATTTCAAAGCACATTTGTGg ACTCATAAAGCCTTTCTACCGGCTATGATCGCTAATGCCCATGGACATTTGGTCTGCATTTCAAGTTCAGCTGGATTAGTTGGAGTAAATGGGCTGGCAG atTACTGTGCAAGTAAATTTGCAGCCGTTGGATTTGCTGAATCTGTTTTCATGGAACTATTTGCCCAGAAAATAAAGGGGATCAAAACCACGATTGtgtgcccattttttattaaaactggaATGTTTGAAGGTTGTACTACTGG CTGTCCTTCTCTGTTACCGATTTTGGAACCGGAATATGTAGTCAGAAAGATAGTAGATGCTATCCTGAAGGAAAAAGTGTACTTGTATATACCAAGATTTTTATACAtcctgatgtttttaaaaag tGTCCTGCCCATCAAGTTGAGACTGCTCATAACTGAATTTATAGGCGCCTTCAATTTTATGGATAGCTTcgttggaaagaaaaagaactaa